The genomic segment TCCGACGACGCCGCCGGCCTTGCGATCTCGACGCGGATCTCGTCCGACGTCACCACGCTGCAGCAGGCCGCCACCAACGCGTCCCAAGCCGTGGCGATCCTGCAGACTGCCGACGGTGGTGCGTCGAACATCAGCGACATCCTGGCCCGGATGAAGTCGCTGGCCTCGGAATCGGCCTCCGGCACCACCACCGACTCCAGCCGCGCTTACATCAATTCGGAATTCTCGCAACTTTCCAGTCAGATCGATTCGATCGCGAGCGGCACCCGCTATTCGAGCCAGAGCCTGCTCGACGGCACCAGCGTGTTCGCCTCCGGCGTCGCCGTGCTGGTCGGCACGCAGAGCAGCGACTCGATCACCATTACGCTGTCGAACCTGAAGGCTTCGACGCTGGGCGTGTCGACGCTGGACGTCAGCAGCCTGTCCGGCGCTACCACGGCGCTGAGCGCACTCGACACCGCGATCAACACCGTATCGTCGGCCCGCGCCAGCATCGGCGCGCAGGAGTCGCGGTTCAATTTCAGCGCCGACTCGATCTCGACCCAGACGCAGAATTTGCAGTCGGCGAATTCCGCCATCAAGGACGTCGATATCGCGGCCGAACAGGCGAAGCTGTCGTCCGCCGAGGTGAAGACCCAGGCAGCGGTGTCGGCCGAAGCCGCAGCGAACCAGATGCCGCAATACCTGCTCAAGCTGCTCGGCTGATGACATCTGATCCGGGCCGGCACCGGCCGTGCCCGGCCTCCTCCTGTGATCGGACTTTGGTCATGACCTCGGTCAGCAGCACGACGTCGAGCACTGCCACGACCAGCAGCACGAGTTCGTTGACGTCGTCATCGGGCGCCTCGGTGACGACTTCGGGCAGCTCGACAACCACCAGCGTTGACTGGGATTCGCTGATCGCCTCGGCGGTGAACGCCAAGCTTGCCGCGGCCACTTCGATCTCGACCAAGATCACCGCCAACGAGGCGAAGATCTCGGCTTATCAGACGTTGCAGACCGATCTCAGCAAGCTGTCGTCCGGATTGTCCTCGCTGGCGACTGCGGTGGTCAATTCGCTGGCCACCAACGTGTTCGCCACGCGGGCCGCAACGCTGTCGTCGACCGGTGACGTCAGCGCCTCCTCGGCGCTGTCGATGAGCGTCAGCAACGGTGCCGCGACCGGCGACCATGCGCTGACGATCAGCCAGATCGCCACCGCCCACAAGGTGATGGGCACGACGCAGTCCAGTCAAACCGACGATCTCGGCTATTCGGGCGTGTTTTCGCTCGGGCTCGCGGGTGGATCCAGCGCAAACATCACCGTCACCAGCGCGATGTCGCTGCAGGATATCGTCGATGCGGTCAATGCGCAGACCTCGACCACGAATGTCGAGGCCTCGATCGTCCAGGTCTCCTCCGGCGCCTACGAAATGGTGCTGACCGGTACCAAGGATGCGGCCGATATCACCTATTCCAGCAGTTCTGGAACCGACATTCTGAATTCGCTCGGGTTCACCGGCAGCTCCGGAGCTCTTGCCAACGTGCTGCAAACCGCTCAAGCGGCGAAGTTCTCGCTCGACGGCATCTCGATGACGCGAGATACCAACGACATTACCGACGTGCTCGCAGGCGTCACCTTCAACCTGCTGCAGGCAACACCGACCGGCTCGGCCATCAACATCAGCATCGGAACCGACACCAGCCAGATCCAATCGGCGCTGACCACCTTCGTCACCAATTACAATACGTATCGGGACGAGGTGATCGCGCAGCAGGCGACTAACTCCGACGGCACGGCATCGGACAGCGCCGTGCTGTTCGGCGACGGGACCATGCGCGACATCACGACCCGGCTGGAAGCGGCGCTGAACACGACGGTGGGTGGACTGTCGATGAGCGACCTCGGCCTGTCGTTCAACGATCAGAACGAACTCGAACTCGATACAAGCACGCTGTCGACGATCCTCTCCACCAATCTCAGCGGCGTCACCAAGCTGCTGTCGGCGCAGACCACCACGTCGTCCAGCCAGCTCAGCGTCGTCAACACCGGAACGTCCCCCCAGTCGTTCACGCTGGATCTGACCGTTGATTCCAGCGGAACGCTGAGCAGCGCTTCGGTCGGTGGCGACAGTTCGCTGTTCACGATCAGCGGCAACACGATCATCGGCGCGTCCGGCAGCATCTACGCCGGTATGGCATTCACCTATACCGGCACCACCTCGCAGTCGATCACCGTCACGTCGACATCGGGCATTGCCACGCAAATGTACCAGATCGCCAAGACGGCCTCGGCCAGCACCGGCTCGCTGCAGACACTGATCACCAATCTTCAGAGCCGCGACAGCGAGCTGCAGCAGCGGGTAGACGACATCACGGCCGCGGCGGCCACGTTCAAGGCGCAGCTGCAGACGCAGTATGCCAAATACCAGGCGGCGATCGCGAGCGCCGACAACACGATGACCTATCTGAAGGCCCTGCTCAACGCCAGTTCGAGTAATTGATGACCCAGCATGCAATGGCGCACCGCGCCAATCAGGCTTATCGCGGCACTGCCGTGACCGTTCCCCCGCTGAAGGCCGTGGTGATGTTGCATGGCGGCGCCATGACGCTGCTGCATCAGGCGATCGAGGCGCAGGAAGCGCGACGATTCGAGCATGGCCACGATTGCCTGGTGCGGGCGACCGCCATTCTCCGCGGCCTGAGCCATCATCTCGATTGCAGCCGCGGTGGCGCCGTCGCCGAGCGGCTGTACGAGACGTACAATGCGCTGGTGCTGGCGGCGCTGCGGTCCTATGGCAGGCCGCATGCGGAGGCCAACCTGCGGCGGATCATCGCGAGCATCGCCGAGTTGCGCGAGGCCTGGGAGTACGTCGCGGTGACGACGCGACGTTGATAACGATGATCCCCGTAATCGTCTCCACCGAAAACGGATTTCCGCCGGCGCGCAATTGCTTTATGAGGGAGGTGGCAGCCCTCGGCGAGCACAGCATGGACGTTGCGGAACTTGAAGACCTGATCGATCGGCTGGGGGAAGATCCGTCCCGCTGGCCGGATGATCGACGTCTCGCCGCGGAGAGATTGCTGCAGGAGTCCGCCGCTGCGCGTGCGCTGTTGGCTCAGGTGCGTGCCGTCCGTGAGGCGCTGTCCGCTCCACCGGTCCGGGCCCCGGCAGGACTCGCTGACCGGATCGTTGCGGCTGCCGTGCGCGCCGAAACGGCCAAGACAACTGCCAAGACCGAACCCGCCGACGATCGCGCTTCCTCCGAGCCCGCGACTCCCCACGGCTAGCGAGACTCTGCTGACGCGCCAGCGATTCTGGAGCGACGCGTTCCAGCGCGTTGCTTTCCGGATCAGCCGGCTAGGCGATGATGCCGGGGCCCAATTCATCCAACGTTTTTGAATCGATCTCGATATCGCGCTGACGCGTCTGCGGCGCGTATCGCCATTGGCTGGGTGGTACGCATTCTGATCGTGCCGGCGCCGTTCCGTCTCGTCCTCAACAGGCAAATTCTGCCGAGCAATCAAATTGTTCTGCCGTGGCGAACGCGCGCCTGATTTGGCCGCCTCGCCCGTTTGATCAGCAGACCACCTTGCGATCACCGCCACGACGATCACCACACGACCGAGTCCTCCGCCGCATCCGGCGAAGACAGGATGGCTGCGCCATGACCACGATTTCCAGCGCCGTATCGACGGCCGCCACCACGACCAGCACAGCGAGTTCGACCAGTTCGGCGTCTTCGTCGCTGAGCTCGAGCGATTTTCTCAGCCTGCTGATCAGCGAATTGCAAAACCAGGACCCGCTGAACGCGACCAGCACGACCGACTTCATCAATCAGCTGACATCCTATGCGAATTTCAGCCAGCAGCAGGAGATCAACTCCAGCATGACTTCGCTGGCGAATTCGTTCTCCAGCCTGGTGACGCTGAACTCCGTCAACTACATCGGTCACACCGTCGAAGCGAAGACCGACACGGCGACACTGACGGGCGGCTCGGCGACCTTCGGCTACACGCTGTCCTCGGCGGCCTCCGATGTGTCGATCAGCATCAAGGATTCCTCCGGCAACACCGTGTGGAGCGGCACGGGCTCGGGCAACGCGGGCTCCAACAGCTTCACCTGGGACGGCAAGAATTCGAGCGGCACCCAGCTCGCGGACGGCGGCCAGTACACCATCTCGGTGAGCGCGACCGATTCCGCCGGTAACTCCGTCTACAAATATTCGACCGTCAGCGGCACCGTGACCGGAATCGACACCTCGTCGAGCACGCCGGCCCTGCTCGTCAACGGCGTGTCGGTCAGCGCCAGCAACATCATCGGCGTTTCGTCCTGAGTGCGGCCGGAGTAGTATCATGAGTCTCACTGGCGCGCTTTCCTCAGCGATTTCTGCGCTCAACGCGCAGAGCCAATCCCTGTCGATGA from the Rhodopseudomonas palustris genome contains:
- the fliD gene encoding flagellar filament capping protein FliD; protein product: MNAKLAAATSISTKITANEAKISAYQTLQTDLSKLSSGLSSLATAVVNSLATNVFATRAATLSSTGDVSASSALSMSVSNGAATGDHALTISQIATAHKVMGTTQSSQTDDLGYSGVFSLGLAGGSSANITVTSAMSLQDIVDAVNAQTSTTNVEASIVQVSSGAYEMVLTGTKDAADITYSSSSGTDILNSLGFTGSSGALANVLQTAQAAKFSLDGISMTRDTNDITDVLAGVTFNLLQATPTGSAINISIGTDTSQIQSALTTFVTNYNTYRDEVIAQQATNSDGTASDSAVLFGDGTMRDITTRLEAALNTTVGGLSMSDLGLSFNDQNELELDTSTLSTILSTNLSGVTKLLSAQTTTSSSQLSVVNTGTSPQSFTLDLTVDSSGTLSSASVGGDSSLFTISGNTIIGASGSIYAGMAFTYTGTTSQSITVTSTSGIATQMYQIAKTASASTGSLQTLITNLQSRDSELQQRVDDITAAAATFKAQLQTQYAKYQAAIASADNTMTYLKALLNASSSN
- the fliS gene encoding flagellar export chaperone FliS, which produces MTQHAMAHRANQAYRGTAVTVPPLKAVVMLHGGAMTLLHQAIEAQEARRFEHGHDCLVRATAILRGLSHHLDCSRGGAVAERLYETYNALVLAALRSYGRPHAEANLRRIIASIAELREAWEYVAVTTRR
- a CDS encoding flagellar hook assembly protein FlgD, which codes for MTTISSAVSTAATTTSTASSTSSASSSLSSSDFLSLLISELQNQDPLNATSTTDFINQLTSYANFSQQQEINSSMTSLANSFSSLVTLNSVNYIGHTVEAKTDTATLTGGSATFGYTLSSAASDVSISIKDSSGNTVWSGTGSGNAGSNSFTWDGKNSSGTQLADGGQYTISVSATDSAGNSVYKYSTVSGTVTGIDTSSSTPALLVNGVSVSASNIIGVSS
- a CDS encoding flagellin, which translates into the protein MPAISTNTAANSAVRYLNINSAQETSSLSKLASGSRITSASDDAAGLAISTRISSDVTTLQQAATNASQAVAILQTADGGASNISDILARMKSLASESASGTTTDSSRAYINSEFSQLSSQIDSIASGTRYSSQSLLDGTSVFASGVAVLVGTQSSDSITITLSNLKASTLGVSTLDVSSLSGATTALSALDTAINTVSSARASIGAQESRFNFSADSISTQTQNLQSANSAIKDVDIAAEQAKLSSAEVKTQAAVSAEAAANQMPQYLLKLLG